In Dermacentor andersoni chromosome 4, qqDerAnde1_hic_scaffold, whole genome shotgun sequence, the following proteins share a genomic window:
- the LOC126537567 gene encoding uncharacterized protein, translating to MDISSRDSVIVVATFCCVNNFVIFLVHVFPPEGRFNNKEADHMVYIIGVKTFESAVSVIVDIMTIIGVWGMDKRTTATRKQALGYRQRLIARLKEPKRALLLFIIWSVTTSPASVGTDMVYNYHTSGSMEMFIMNAVIRCSIEAAKFYVLYRFFRLYNRLGAADLPIVVEGATEATSPAVLALTATSGGSGTTGAEATESRTGAAHFRRRTPYGAGSVPRRRSIMGADTGSDDPNLRGQGSTAAAQRRPSNRADRRGSTSHLNDIVQDAGAVTDGAGGLKLDVEHKTSNDSPCKAAPVRPSSRKQSYEFGGDTSSTAGALGKKRALPERRSGRRLSIMSPTGQVANVLQPVPEAAPLPDSNVSMASSSPTSPSARTVLQNQQDGSPRHYQKKHRKTGEEEHVSQPLTAREDAPVLATAEAAERTAAAELPSALRRHGRGGHRHMTSTSPSPSSGSTQSVSPDKYAQATEGVTSEEESAMTTTTSTRREKSKSKGTSRRRSRSGDKSKTKHKSSKKQPHTSTKKSSPKMQSFTSSAESPVKSPADEFSNKQ from the exons ATGGATATTAGCAGCAGAGACAGCGTCATTGTCGTCGCCACCTTCTGCTGC GTCAACAATTTCGTGATCTTTTTGGTGCACGTGTTCCCACCTGAAGGCAGGTTCAACAACAAGGAAGCAG ATCATATGGTCTACATCATCGGCGTGAAGACTTTCGAGAGCGCAGTCAGCGTGATTGTGGATATCATGACCATCATCGGGGTGTGGGGC ATGGACAAGCGTACTACTGCGACCCGTAAGCAGGCACTCGGATACCGCCAAAGGTTGATTGCTCGCCTGAAG GAACCAAAACGTGCGCTGCTCCTCTTCATTATTTGGTCTGTCACCACGTCACCGGCAAGCGTTGGCACCGACATGGTCTACAATTACCACACAAGCGGGAGC ATGGAGATGTTCATAATGAACGCTGTGATCCGATGTTCAATTGAAGCGGCTAAG TTCTACGTGCTGTACCGTTTCTTCCGGCTCTACAATCGGCTGGGGGCCGCAGACCTGCCCATTGTCGTCGAAGGAGCCACGGAGGCCACATCTCCCGCTGTCCTGGCGTTGACCGCAACCAGTGGCGGCAGCGGGACGACGGGCGCCGAGGCGACGGAGTCGAGGACAGGAGCGGCACACTTCAGACGACGCACGCCTTACGGGGCAGGATCCGTGCCGAGGAGGAGGAGCATAATGGGCGCCGACACTGGGTCCGACGACCCGAACCTCCGCGGCCAAGGGAGCACCGCGGCGGCACAGCGTCGTCCTTCAAACCGCGCTGACCGCCGCGGCAGCACCAGTCATCTTAACGACATCGTTCAGGACGCAGGCGCTGTTACCGATGGGGCTGGTGGTCTCAAGCTGGACGTCGAGCACAAAACCTCCAACGACTCGCCCTGCAAAGCGGCCCCCGTCAGGCCCAGCTCGCGCAAGCAGTCGTACGAGTTTGGCGGTGATACTTCCAGTACCGCCGGCGCGCTGGGCAAGAAACGTGCCCTACCTGAGCGCAGGTCCGGTCGCCGCCTGTCTATCATGTCTCCAACGGGACAGGTGGCAAATGTACTGCAGCCCGTGCCAGAGGCGGCACCGTTGCCCGATAGCAACGTCTCCATGGCGTCGTCTTCGCCAACGTCCCCGTCGGCTCGTACCGTTCTGCAAAACCAGCAGGATGGGTCTCCGCGGCACTACCAGAAGAAACACCGCAAGACCGGGGAGGAAGAGCACGTTTCCCAGCCTCTTACAGCTCGAGAGGACGCTCCCGTTCTCGCGACTGCCGAAGCCGCTGAACGCACGGCAGCAGCCGAGCTGCCTTCAGCCCTGCGGCGACATGGACGAGGCGGCCACCGGCACATGACGTCAACCTCGCCATCGCCCAGCAGCGGCTCGACGCAGTCGGTCTCGCCGGACAAGTACGCGCAGGCCACAGAAGGCGTGACGTCGGAGGAGGAGTCcgctatgacgacgacgacgtcgacgaGGAGGGAGAAGAGCAAGTCGAAGGGGACTTCGAGGCGACGGTCGCGTTCCGGCGACAAGTCCAAGACTAAGCACAAGTCTTCAAAGAAACAACCGCATACGTCGACGAAAAAGTCTTCGCCTAAGATGCAGTCGTTCACGTCGTCAGCGGAGTCGCCTGTGAAGTCACCAGCAGACGAGTTTTCAAATAAGCAGTAG